One genomic window of Onychostoma macrolepis isolate SWU-2019 chromosome 25, ASM1243209v1, whole genome shotgun sequence includes the following:
- the il17rel gene encoding putative interleukin-17 receptor E-like isoform X2 codes for MIGHCQIYTFGHVGKGKATGKQVDVKFKCVPVRPGQLVFVTLKTIPNYCKATWTQRHLVPECSHEGIRDEIAECITGKLAYTVDKARNALTVKVTDAPEDTDYNLRLCHKRNVICAGEGAHRKIKPQHLQSNITLHYSKPLPCLCIEGWPARVDARRIQVCPFKNNLEELWSGITYDFNKEELIWEPQCPVKVSVSLCHADGGKSCQDIGNVFHSEGQKVIFSSVDPHPTLCTKFTTEVGTWIKCPFAKGNFSVWTAKMTSKDGQQWAEISTWVKASFSVSVCEMNPSSQCKRIEGNKFQNLSVDKMKHTVFNLSKSACEVCVCIQVQRVDVRFSVPVLQCDLQCSNWCHDPERSQDIEKILLPALIFLTVILAAVLFGRMTIKDVDKKRTPWTKLTCLRMNQ; via the exons ATGATAGGACATTGCCAGATTTACACCTTTGGCCATGTTGGCAAAGGAAAAGCCACAGGAAAACAG GTTGATGTGAAGTTTAAATGTGTTCCTGTTAGACCTGGACAGCTTGTGTTTGTGACTCTCAAAACCATTCCCAACTACTGTAAGGCCACGTGGACACAAAGACACCTTGTTCCTG AATGCAGTCATGAAGGTATCAGAGATGAAATCGCAGAGTGCATCA CTGGGAAGCTGGCATACACTGTGGATAAAGCCAGGAATGCGTTAACAGTGAAAGTGACTGATGCTCCAGAGGACACAGACTACAACCTCAGGCTCTGCCATAAACGTAATGTCATCTGTGCTGGGGAAGGGGCTCATAGAAAG ATAAAACCACAACATCTACAGAGTAACATAACGCTTCATTATTCCAAACCATTACCCTGTTTGTGCATTGAG GGTTGGCCTGCTAGAGTAGATGCAAGGAGAATTCAAGTGTGTCCGTTCAAAAACA ATTTAGAAGAACTGTGGTCTGGGATAACCTATGACTTCAATAAGGAAGAGTTGATATGGGAGCCGCAGTGTCCAGTCAAAGTGTCAGTTTCTCTGTGCCATGCTGATGGAGGGAAAAGCTGTCAAGACATTGGAAATGTTTTCCACTCAGAGGGACAAAAA GTGATATTCTCTTCCGTGGATCCACACCCAACACTTTGCACGAAG TTTACCACTGAAGTGGGGACATGGATAAAGTGTCCTTTTGCCAAAGGAAATTTCTCAG TCTGGACAGCAAAAATGACATCAAAAGATGGTCAGCAGTGGGCAGAGATTTCAACATGGGTCAAAGCCAGCTTCTCTGTTTCTGTCTGTGAGATGAATCCCTCCTCTCAGTGTAAACGAATCGAGGGAAACAAGTTCCAAAACCTTTCTGTG GACAAAATGAAGCACACAGTTTTCAACTTGTCTAAAAGTGCGTGCGAAGTGTGCGTCTGCATCCAG GTCCAGAGGGTAGATGTGCGCTTTTCAGTCCCTGTACTTCAGTGCGACTTGCAGTGTT CAAATTGGTGCCATGACCCAGAGAGAAGTCAGGACATTGAGAAGATTTTATTGCCTGCTTTAATTTTTCTGACCGTGATCCTGGCAGCTGTCTTGTTTGGTAGAATGACAATAAAAG ATGTGGACAAGAAGAGAACGCCATGGACGAAACTCACATGTCTGAGGATG AATCAGTGA
- the il17rel gene encoding putative interleukin-17 receptor E-like isoform X1: protein MKNLPLLLLLLILQNHKIHMDRIERNQDCAWSCSEGLQCKPRAYSPLSAFNCRNQPVSSTVVNNVMLSTVLACEGRKCSLQLKIGTSVNATGDIRGVSVCADSAGMIGHCQIYTFGHVGKGKATGKQVDVKFKCVPVRPGQLVFVTLKTIPNYCKATWTQRHLVPECSHEGIRDEIAECITGKLAYTVDKARNALTVKVTDAPEDTDYNLRLCHKRNVICAGEGAHRKIKPQHLQSNITLHYSKPLPCLCIEGWPARVDARRIQVCPFKNNLEELWSGITYDFNKEELIWEPQCPVKVSVSLCHADGGKSCQDIGNVFHSEGQKVIFSSVDPHPTLCTKFTTEVGTWIKCPFAKGNFSVWTAKMTSKDGQQWAEISTWVKASFSVSVCEMNPSSQCKRIEGNKFQNLSVDKMKHTVFNLSKSACEVCVCIQVQRVDVRFSVPVLQCDLQCSNWCHDPERSQDIEKILLPALIFLTVILAAVLFGRMTIKDVDKKRTPWTKLTCLRMNQ from the exons ATGAAAAATCTTCCGCTTCTTCTTCTGCTCCTCATCCTCCAGAACCACAAGATCCATATGGACAGGATTGAGAGGAACCAGGATTGTGCTTGGAGTTGTTCTGAG GGTCTACAGTGTAAACCCAGAGCTTACT cTCCACTGTCAGCATTTAACTGCAGGAATCAGCCTGTTAGCAGCACCGTGGTCAATAATGTGATGTTGTCTACTGTGTTGGCATGTGAAGGGAGGAAATGTTCACTCCAGCTTAAAATCGGAACATCAGTGAATGCTACTG GTGATATTCGTGGAGTTTCAGTATGTGCCGATTCTGCAGGGATGATAGGACATTGCCAGATTTACACCTTTGGCCATGTTGGCAAAGGAAAAGCCACAGGAAAACAG GTTGATGTGAAGTTTAAATGTGTTCCTGTTAGACCTGGACAGCTTGTGTTTGTGACTCTCAAAACCATTCCCAACTACTGTAAGGCCACGTGGACACAAAGACACCTTGTTCCTG AATGCAGTCATGAAGGTATCAGAGATGAAATCGCAGAGTGCATCA CTGGGAAGCTGGCATACACTGTGGATAAAGCCAGGAATGCGTTAACAGTGAAAGTGACTGATGCTCCAGAGGACACAGACTACAACCTCAGGCTCTGCCATAAACGTAATGTCATCTGTGCTGGGGAAGGGGCTCATAGAAAG ATAAAACCACAACATCTACAGAGTAACATAACGCTTCATTATTCCAAACCATTACCCTGTTTGTGCATTGAG GGTTGGCCTGCTAGAGTAGATGCAAGGAGAATTCAAGTGTGTCCGTTCAAAAACA ATTTAGAAGAACTGTGGTCTGGGATAACCTATGACTTCAATAAGGAAGAGTTGATATGGGAGCCGCAGTGTCCAGTCAAAGTGTCAGTTTCTCTGTGCCATGCTGATGGAGGGAAAAGCTGTCAAGACATTGGAAATGTTTTCCACTCAGAGGGACAAAAA GTGATATTCTCTTCCGTGGATCCACACCCAACACTTTGCACGAAG TTTACCACTGAAGTGGGGACATGGATAAAGTGTCCTTTTGCCAAAGGAAATTTCTCAG TCTGGACAGCAAAAATGACATCAAAAGATGGTCAGCAGTGGGCAGAGATTTCAACATGGGTCAAAGCCAGCTTCTCTGTTTCTGTCTGTGAGATGAATCCCTCCTCTCAGTGTAAACGAATCGAGGGAAACAAGTTCCAAAACCTTTCTGTG GACAAAATGAAGCACACAGTTTTCAACTTGTCTAAAAGTGCGTGCGAAGTGTGCGTCTGCATCCAG GTCCAGAGGGTAGATGTGCGCTTTTCAGTCCCTGTACTTCAGTGCGACTTGCAGTGTT CAAATTGGTGCCATGACCCAGAGAGAAGTCAGGACATTGAGAAGATTTTATTGCCTGCTTTAATTTTTCTGACCGTGATCCTGGCAGCTGTCTTGTTTGGTAGAATGACAATAAAAG ATGTGGACAAGAAGAGAACGCCATGGACGAAACTCACATGTCTGAGGATG AATCAGTGA